The Shewanella sp. NFH-SH190041 genome has a window encoding:
- a CDS encoding DUF6538 domain-containing protein: MSSTRASQSSPYLFLSRHGVWYARVVVPEDQRSVIGKRELRKSLSTKDKREAVRRSWGVLQQLMLVAKGKALAQPMEDTPEQTLLPVAISVEASPPVVNKPKLPKLSEVTELFCQEKIRQQAWSTHSEYVNRKTFKDMITLLGDIRFDEFTKEKNLRYKQHYSNNGKISITTVNKYLTRVTLFIQLLTASDRLT; the protein is encoded by the coding sequence TTGAGTTCAACCAGAGCCTCTCAATCAAGTCCTTATCTATTCCTATCTCGGCATGGTGTTTGGTATGCCAGAGTCGTTGTACCTGAAGACCAGCGATCAGTTATTGGTAAGCGTGAGTTACGCAAATCACTGTCAACTAAAGACAAGCGGGAAGCGGTTAGACGTTCTTGGGGCGTCCTCCAGCAGCTCATGCTAGTGGCTAAAGGGAAAGCCTTGGCTCAACCGATGGAAGACACACCAGAGCAAACTCTGTTACCTGTTGCTATTTCGGTTGAAGCTTCCCCGCCTGTGGTGAATAAACCTAAGCTGCCCAAGTTGAGTGAAGTAACAGAGTTATTCTGTCAGGAGAAAATCAGGCAGCAGGCTTGGTCTACTCACTCAGAGTATGTAAATCGAAAGACTTTCAAAGATATGATTACTTTGCTGGGCGATATAAGGTTTGATGAGTTCACCAAAGAAAAAAACCTAAGATACAAGCAGCATTATTCTAATAACGGCAAGATTTCTATCACTACGGTCAACAAATACCTGACCAGAGTTACCTTATTTATACAATTGCTCACGGCCAGCGACAGACTTACCTGA
- a CDS encoding ComEA family DNA-binding protein, with amino-acid sequence MMKRMLSRIPLAATFCGMLLMAPIGVAAERQSDSQMQQAPVSRGYPMTIQVNTASVEQLQALRGIGITKAKAIVEYRKRYGDFQSVDELIKVKGIGPTIIKQNQGLLSL; translated from the coding sequence ATGATGAAGCGTATGCTATCTCGTATCCCTTTAGCTGCAACCTTCTGTGGCATGTTATTGATGGCACCTATTGGGGTGGCGGCAGAACGGCAGTCTGATAGTCAAATGCAGCAGGCCCCAGTATCAAGGGGCTATCCAATGACGATTCAGGTGAATACCGCTTCCGTTGAGCAGTTACAAGCCCTGCGAGGGATAGGTATTACCAAAGCGAAAGCTATTGTGGAATACCGTAAGCGATATGGAGATTTTCAGTCAGTGGATGAGTTGATTAAAGTCAAAGGTATTGGCCCGACTATTATAAAACAGAATCAGGGGTTGCTAAGTCTGTGA
- a CDS encoding SLC13 family permease, which produces MSGITGSPLPEPPPQQTIHHRQLTILAADIVLLFAMQNLLPFDAGVNIGLSMLVFAAILWLTEAIHISVTAILIPILAVLFGVFDTKEAMSNFANPIIYLFFGGFVLAAALNSQGIDRLIAQKVLRASKGKLATACILLFIVTAALSMWISNTATTAMMLPLALGILRQLDFTEHKRTYLFMLLGIAYSANIGGIGTLVGSPPNAIAAAQAGLSFADWLSFGLTTVAILLPAMLIALYLYFKPDLSIRCHVDEEKVALNWGGKLTLVIFISTVVCWIFSKPLAKALGGIPQFDTIVALSAVVLLAGLGLVEWKKIEQTTDWGVLILFGGGLTLSAVLKATGTSVFLAHMVTDIFGNTHMALFVFVVIFFVIMLTEFASNTASAALLVPVFAAIAEALGLSPVMLSVLIGIAASCAFMLPVATPPNAIVYGSGYIKQSEMMRAGLVINILSMLVLYIIAHSFWGI; this is translated from the coding sequence ATGTCAGGGATCACCGGAAGCCCATTACCTGAGCCGCCACCACAGCAGACCATCCATCACCGCCAACTGACTATTCTGGCGGCGGATATTGTACTTTTGTTTGCGATGCAAAACCTGCTGCCCTTTGACGCTGGTGTCAATATTGGTCTGTCCATGCTGGTATTTGCCGCCATACTCTGGCTAACTGAAGCCATTCATATCAGTGTTACCGCGATACTTATTCCTATTCTGGCTGTCTTATTTGGTGTGTTTGATACCAAAGAAGCCATGAGCAATTTTGCTAACCCCATTATTTATCTGTTTTTTGGTGGTTTTGTGCTGGCCGCTGCACTAAACAGCCAAGGGATTGACCGGCTGATCGCCCAAAAAGTGCTACGCGCCTCCAAGGGAAAACTGGCAACGGCTTGTATTTTGCTATTTATAGTCACCGCAGCCCTGTCTATGTGGATCAGTAATACCGCCACCACGGCCATGATGCTGCCCCTAGCCTTAGGCATTTTGCGCCAGCTTGATTTTACTGAACATAAGCGTACCTACCTATTTATGCTGCTAGGTATCGCCTATTCAGCCAACATCGGCGGTATCGGCACCCTAGTCGGCAGCCCGCCCAATGCAATTGCCGCGGCGCAAGCTGGGTTGAGTTTTGCAGACTGGCTGTCATTTGGTCTCACGACCGTAGCCATCTTATTGCCCGCGATGCTGATCGCCCTATACCTTTATTTCAAACCCGATCTCTCCATACGCTGCCATGTTGATGAAGAAAAAGTGGCTTTAAACTGGGGCGGGAAGCTGACACTGGTGATCTTTATCTCCACCGTTGTGTGCTGGATTTTCTCCAAGCCACTGGCTAAAGCGCTCGGCGGTATTCCCCAATTTGACACCATTGTGGCACTCAGTGCCGTAGTGCTACTGGCAGGGCTGGGTTTGGTAGAGTGGAAAAAAATTGAGCAAACCACCGACTGGGGCGTACTGATTCTGTTCGGTGGCGGTCTGACGTTAAGTGCAGTGCTCAAGGCCACCGGCACCTCGGTATTCTTAGCCCATATGGTGACAGATATTTTCGGCAACACCCATATGGCACTGTTTGTTTTTGTGGTGATATTCTTTGTCATCATGCTAACAGAATTTGCCAGTAATACCGCCAGTGCAGCATTGTTGGTTCCCGTATTTGCGGCCATTGCTGAGGCATTGGGGTTATCACCAGTGATGCTGTCAGTGCTTATCGGTATTGCGGCTTCCTGCGCCTTTATGTTGCCAGTGGCCACACCGCCCAATGCCATCGTCTATGGCTCGGGCTATATCAAACAATCTGAGATGATGCGTGCAGGTTTGGTGATCAATATTCTCAGTATGTTGGTGCTATATATCATTGCCCATAGCTTCTGGGGGATTTAG
- a CDS encoding GlyGly-CTERM sorting domain-containing protein (This protein contains a GlyGly-CTERM protein-sorting domain, as detected by TIGR03501. These domains are found at the C-terminus of secreted proteins in organisms that possess both rhombosortase, which is an intramembrane serine proteinase (see TIGR03902), and a type II secretion system (T2SS). In at least some cases, such as VesB from Vibrio cholerae, cleavage by rhombosortase is followed first by attachment of a glycerophosphoethanolamine-containing moiety, then by transport by the T2SS across the outer membrane and release into the medium in soluble form.), whose amino-acid sequence MVLLHKRVQHNGIATALLTTLVLMISPFLGATTYISQQAADKFASSGHKHIAVAKPTLNATKQASSLTDDWTPPPDNFVPSNQWEIPVNISEITPCGRPSGGLYAEEKPYQACHSTFDPSDRRVDVVVFLHPTAYDLPGFSNKADIVRFLQSGFEYTNETFSKVGENIVINLVGVEDYDLSDFPAAMESYIEVKTADLISSGSSPEYAALYLQSHTEFINNFDISNQYMGKYNPASGQFSGGFDAMHEFITDFDWLVNAGKTSGLVLPEIYKQYQDYGVDVALIIHSPYAVEHEGEVVFDLRGVAGYIDNGRLDNVVLLKPAKTVIAHEFGHIFQADHEREVMFDPEGYAHASTCGGKKTAMWHVINSDLTPDFSNPDTFINGEPCGEDGLTDNDRIIAEHAPVYANVRDQAVTIGTVSLDHTEYQINEADGVLDIRVSRDGDVSQATKVYLLLNGPENLSVINSDELVEIKFAPEQAEQTVKISLKDTASNYEDQTVTAELVFPRKLTVEQGSAIIRVANDDVKPTPKPTPEPEVETGTSGGALGWISMLVMGLVAIRRYK is encoded by the coding sequence ATGGTGTTGTTACATAAACGAGTTCAACATAACGGAATAGCCACTGCGTTACTTACTACTCTAGTGCTAATGATTAGTCCTTTCTTAGGGGCCACAACCTACATTAGTCAGCAAGCTGCAGATAAGTTTGCAAGCTCAGGCCACAAACATATTGCTGTCGCCAAACCCACGCTTAACGCTACAAAGCAAGCCTCATCACTAACTGATGATTGGACGCCACCGCCAGATAATTTTGTACCAAGCAATCAATGGGAAATTCCGGTCAATATTTCCGAAATTACGCCATGTGGCAGGCCGTCAGGTGGCTTGTATGCCGAAGAAAAACCTTACCAGGCTTGTCACTCTACGTTTGACCCATCCGACAGACGGGTTGATGTAGTTGTTTTTTTACACCCCACCGCATACGACTTGCCCGGTTTTTCAAATAAGGCTGATATTGTCCGTTTCTTGCAAAGCGGCTTTGAGTACACCAATGAAACGTTCTCTAAAGTCGGTGAAAATATCGTCATTAATTTGGTTGGTGTTGAAGATTATGATTTAAGCGATTTCCCGGCAGCAATGGAGTCTTATATTGAGGTGAAAACGGCTGATTTAATAAGTAGCGGCTCATCACCTGAATATGCGGCTCTATACTTACAGTCTCATACTGAATTTATTAATAATTTCGACATAAGCAATCAATATATGGGTAAATACAACCCCGCCAGTGGGCAATTTTCCGGTGGTTTTGATGCTATGCATGAATTTATTACAGATTTTGATTGGCTGGTAAATGCAGGGAAAACATCTGGGCTGGTGCTTCCTGAGATATATAAACAGTATCAGGATTATGGTGTGGATGTTGCGCTGATCATTCACTCACCTTATGCGGTCGAGCATGAAGGTGAGGTTGTGTTCGATTTGCGAGGGGTCGCAGGTTATATCGATAATGGTAGACTCGATAATGTTGTATTGCTTAAACCAGCTAAAACAGTGATTGCACATGAGTTTGGACATATATTTCAAGCAGATCACGAAAGGGAGGTAATGTTTGATCCAGAAGGCTACGCCCATGCAAGCACTTGTGGCGGTAAAAAAACCGCGATGTGGCATGTTATCAACTCCGATTTGACCCCTGACTTCTCAAACCCTGATACGTTCATCAATGGTGAGCCATGTGGTGAGGATGGTTTAACCGATAATGATCGGATTATTGCCGAACACGCGCCCGTATACGCAAATGTTCGTGATCAGGCTGTCACTATCGGCACCGTGAGTTTGGATCATACCGAATACCAGATAAATGAAGCTGATGGCGTCCTCGATATCCGTGTATCCAGAGATGGTGACGTATCTCAAGCGACAAAAGTGTATTTGCTTCTTAATGGGCCTGAAAACCTATCGGTCATTAATAGTGATGAGCTGGTTGAAATTAAATTTGCTCCCGAGCAGGCAGAGCAAACAGTGAAAATATCCCTCAAAGATACTGCTTCAAACTATGAAGATCAGACAGTGACGGCTGAGTTAGTCTTTCCTCGTAAATTGACAGTTGAACAAGGGAGCGCAATCATCCGAGTTGCGAACGATGACGTAAAACCAACCCCAAAGCCAACCCCTGAACCAGAAGTTGAAACAGGGACTTCTGGTGGCGCGTTAGGATGGATTAGCATGCTGGTAATGGGGTTAGTTGCAATCAGACGCTACAAATGA
- a CDS encoding trans-sulfuration enzyme family protein: MDKTSWQLPTLTIHGGHQAEGQGSLVPPLYQSATFAFSSAQQGGARFAGDEAGFIYTRLGNPTTAELERRMALLEGAQAAAATASGMGAVSAALLSRLRGGDHLVASNAVYGCTFSLLTELFTRFGIEVSLVDFADLNAVEQAVQDNTKVIFCETPVNPHLAVYDLAAIAAIAKRHQLFSIVDNTFMTPLLQQPLGFGIDMVIHSATKYLNGHGDVIAGMVCGRHGDIDQVKGEILKDIGAVISPHDAWLILRGLKTLDVRMQRHCDNAELVANMLADHPKVKRVYYPGLASHPGHDLLGPQMKRAGGVIAFELDGDYQQAVALVNSLSLFTIAVSLGDAESLIQHPASMTHSPYTPEARQAAGISDSLLRISIGLESVEDLLEDLNTALASM, translated from the coding sequence ATGGATAAGACCTCCTGGCAATTGCCGACATTAACCATTCATGGTGGCCATCAGGCCGAGGGACAGGGCAGTTTGGTGCCCCCGTTATACCAGAGCGCCACTTTTGCGTTTAGCTCTGCACAGCAGGGCGGCGCTCGTTTTGCTGGTGATGAAGCTGGCTTTATTTATACCCGTTTGGGAAATCCCACCACGGCTGAACTTGAGCGACGCATGGCATTGCTGGAAGGGGCTCAAGCTGCAGCAGCCACGGCCTCTGGAATGGGGGCTGTCTCGGCGGCGTTATTGTCACGGCTGCGGGGAGGCGATCATCTGGTGGCTTCTAATGCAGTTTATGGCTGTACCTTTTCTCTACTGACTGAGCTATTTACCCGTTTTGGTATTGAAGTTAGCCTGGTCGATTTTGCCGATTTAAACGCAGTAGAGCAGGCGGTGCAGGATAATACCAAGGTGATCTTCTGTGAGACGCCGGTAAACCCCCATTTAGCGGTATATGACCTTGCTGCTATTGCTGCCATTGCGAAGCGCCATCAGCTGTTTTCTATTGTGGATAACACCTTTATGACACCATTGCTGCAGCAACCGCTGGGGTTTGGTATTGATATGGTGATCCATAGTGCCACTAAATATTTAAATGGCCATGGTGATGTCATTGCCGGCATGGTCTGTGGCCGTCACGGGGATATTGATCAAGTAAAAGGCGAGATCCTCAAAGATATTGGTGCGGTGATTTCTCCCCATGATGCCTGGCTGATTTTGCGTGGATTAAAAACCTTAGATGTACGTATGCAGCGCCATTGTGATAACGCCGAATTGGTGGCCAATATGCTGGCAGATCACCCCAAGGTAAAACGTGTTTATTATCCCGGCTTGGCAAGTCATCCGGGACATGATTTGCTTGGGCCACAGATGAAACGGGCCGGAGGCGTTATCGCCTTTGAATTAGACGGTGATTATCAGCAGGCCGTGGCATTGGTGAATAGCCTGTCGTTGTTCACCATTGCGGTTAGCTTGGGTGATGCTGAATCCCTTATTCAGCATCCGGCATCCATGACTCATTCTCCTTATACACCGGAAGCGCGGCAAGCGGCAGGAATAAGTGACAGCTTACTGCGGATTTCCATTGGGTTAGAGTCTGTTGAGGATTTGCTAGAGGATTTAAATACGGCTCTGGCATCGATGTAA
- a CDS encoding YcjF family protein encodes MIFTRSNNRKNNRKNKHLTDHEEKNAAYSEDSASDSASVDGEIDAINSRLASDTGNHSSDDLTVAKPSVKRTQATADSQQSSLAATDARAQANRDVNTEPRRLRPRQLHTTASPQETTAHMQLDIDADRQTTPTEASVKKSDIHSSASPSAPSQSHPPLRKAQHFSAEFSPQRREQTQHDAVQTDDEAELAALLDAHSGADPNNAHTASLTGQSLLGRSRVGLSKLGKLALLGILVLLTTNTGLGLYHAWQTSPWLFGLYSGVLLLVLLWGGRTLWREWRLLGELKRVESRQAQSHRLMDSVQLGEAQPFLAQVAANLPSSAGLERYRQLSRAEHNDAESLLLFDELVLQPVDKQAQALVHKYSVESALLLAASPLAVLDMAMVLWRNQKMIRAVAALYGVKLGYWSRVKLFRGIVANILYAGISEVAVDLGSQLLSMELAGKLSSRLAQGLGGGMLTARLGFQAMALCRPLPFTSQNKPKLRQMHKALLGELKHFSTRALQGDLASESVERNK; translated from the coding sequence ATGATTTTTACCCGCAGCAATAATCGTAAAAACAACCGTAAAAATAAGCATCTTACCGACCACGAAGAAAAAAATGCCGCTTACTCTGAGGATAGTGCCAGTGATAGTGCCAGTGTGGATGGTGAAATAGACGCTATTAATAGCAGGCTAGCGTCGGATACTGGTAATCATTCAAGTGATGATCTTACCGTGGCGAAGCCGTCTGTTAAGCGAACACAGGCAACAGCAGACTCACAGCAATCATCGCTTGCGGCAACGGATGCTCGTGCTCAAGCTAACAGGGATGTGAATACCGAACCACGCAGATTACGCCCCAGACAGCTGCATACCACAGCGTCGCCTCAAGAGACTACAGCGCATATGCAGCTTGATATTGACGCTGATAGGCAAACCACGCCTACAGAGGCATCGGTTAAAAAAAGTGATATTCACAGTAGCGCTTCCCCTTCGGCGCCATCGCAGTCACATCCACCTTTGCGCAAAGCGCAACATTTCAGCGCCGAGTTTTCCCCGCAAAGGCGTGAACAGACACAACACGATGCCGTGCAAACCGATGATGAGGCTGAACTTGCAGCTTTGCTTGATGCCCATAGTGGCGCAGATCCAAACAACGCCCATACTGCTTCTCTTACTGGCCAGTCTTTACTTGGTCGCAGTCGCGTCGGACTTTCTAAGTTAGGAAAACTTGCCTTGCTGGGGATATTGGTATTGTTAACCACCAATACCGGGCTAGGGCTTTATCATGCTTGGCAAACCTCCCCATGGCTGTTTGGCTTGTATAGCGGGGTATTATTGTTGGTTTTACTCTGGGGCGGCCGGACATTATGGCGAGAGTGGCGCTTATTAGGTGAGCTTAAGCGGGTGGAGAGCCGCCAGGCCCAGTCACACAGATTGATGGATTCAGTGCAATTGGGGGAAGCGCAGCCCTTTTTAGCCCAAGTAGCGGCAAATTTACCGTCCAGTGCCGGGCTTGAGCGCTACCGCCAGCTAAGTCGGGCTGAGCACAATGATGCCGAGTCACTCCTGCTGTTTGATGAATTGGTATTACAGCCAGTGGATAAGCAGGCCCAGGCTTTAGTGCATAAGTACAGTGTTGAGTCAGCGCTACTCTTGGCAGCTAGCCCCTTAGCTGTGTTGGATATGGCGATGGTGTTGTGGCGCAATCAGAAAATGATCCGTGCAGTCGCGGCACTCTATGGGGTAAAGCTGGGGTACTGGAGTCGGGTGAAGTTATTTCGCGGAATTGTGGCGAATATTCTTTATGCCGGGATCAGTGAAGTGGCGGTCGATCTTGGCAGTCAGTTATTGTCGATGGAGCTGGCGGGTAAGTTGTCTAGTCGCTTAGCACAAGGACTTGGTGGCGGCATGCTCACAGCCAGATTAGGTTTTCAGGCAATGGCGTTGTGTCGCCCTTTGCCATTTACCTCGCAAAATAAACCCAAACTGCGCCAGATGCATAAGGCGCTGCTGGGGGAATTAAAACACTTTTCGACCCGGGCGTTGCAAGGAGACTTAGCATCGGAATCCGTTGAACGTAACAAATGA
- a CDS encoding YcjX family protein — protein MGKVRSTWASLSGRAADMVHRGADRHLRLAVTGLSGAGKTAFITGLVNQLLADRPEQQLPLWQVCRQQRLIGVRRELQPDLRLASFDYQGAMTALTDTPPRWPSSTRNISEIRLALRYRPQQGILAKLTDSATLYLDIIDYPGEWLLDLPMLELSFEHWCQQQLARQAILRRSPAYEAFAGALAELDLLAKADDTRLAAIAEQYQVLLQDMVHQQGFYLAQPGRMLLPGELAGTPLLAFFPVFKSADEMATLSQAPSSSVFAVLKHRYQQYVSQVVRPFYRDHFAHFDRQVVLVDCLSALNRGKAQFDDMTAALGDIMGSFHFGRSSLLRRLFAPRIDRLLFAASKADHVTADQQGHMVSLLADVLQQSRHYAKFEGCTVETMAISAIRATRPGTVQQQGETINVIQGQALDSAEPLTLFPGDVPTRLPGNAFWQGQGFEFTAFSPRPLSEDAARATLAHIRLDHLLEYLLGDKLA, from the coding sequence ATGGGAAAAGTGCGCAGTACATGGGCATCACTTTCCGGCCGGGCAGCCGATATGGTACATCGCGGCGCAGACCGCCATCTACGATTAGCTGTTACTGGGCTATCCGGTGCCGGAAAAACCGCATTTATCACCGGCTTGGTCAATCAATTATTGGCAGACAGACCAGAGCAACAACTGCCGCTATGGCAGGTCTGTCGGCAGCAGCGGCTGATTGGGGTTCGCCGTGAGCTACAACCTGATTTGCGCTTGGCCAGCTTTGATTATCAAGGCGCTATGACAGCATTAACTGACACACCGCCACGCTGGCCAAGCTCTACCCGTAATATCAGTGAAATCCGCCTGGCACTGCGTTATCGGCCACAACAGGGCATATTGGCAAAGTTAACAGACAGCGCCACTTTGTATTTGGATATTATTGACTATCCCGGTGAATGGCTGTTGGATTTGCCTATGCTTGAGCTCAGTTTTGAACACTGGTGCCAACAGCAATTGGCACGGCAAGCCATTTTGCGTCGCTCTCCAGCCTATGAGGCATTTGCCGGTGCATTGGCAGAGCTGGACTTACTGGCCAAGGCTGATGATACCCGTTTGGCCGCCATAGCCGAACAGTATCAGGTGTTATTGCAAGATATGGTGCATCAGCAAGGATTTTATTTGGCACAGCCCGGGCGCATGTTATTGCCGGGGGAATTAGCGGGCACGCCACTACTGGCGTTTTTTCCTGTATTTAAGTCTGCAGATGAGATGGCTACCTTATCTCAAGCACCTTCTTCAAGTGTGTTTGCGGTGCTTAAACACCGTTATCAGCAATATGTCAGTCAGGTTGTTAGGCCATTCTATCGGGATCACTTTGCCCACTTTGATCGCCAGGTGGTGCTGGTGGATTGCCTGTCGGCGTTAAATCGGGGTAAAGCGCAGTTTGATGATATGACCGCGGCATTGGGGGATATTATGGGCAGTTTCCACTTTGGCCGTAGTAGTTTACTACGCCGTTTATTTGCCCCTCGAATCGATCGCTTATTGTTTGCTGCCAGTAAAGCGGATCATGTCACTGCGGATCAGCAGGGGCATATGGTCAGCCTATTGGCCGATGTGCTGCAGCAAAGCCGGCACTATGCCAAATTTGAAGGGTGCACTGTGGAGACTATGGCCATCAGTGCCATTCGCGCAACTCGCCCAGGCACAGTGCAGCAACAAGGGGAGACGATTAATGTGATACAAGGGCAGGCACTGGACAGTGCTGAGCCGCTAACCCTGTTTCCCGGTGATGTTCCAACGCGCTTACCGGGGAATGCGTTTTGGCAGGGGCAGGGATTTGAATTTACCGCGTTTAGCCCCCGACCGTTATCGGAGGATGCTGCCCGAGCCACACTGGCGCATATCCGTTTGGATCATCTGCTTGAGTATTTGTTAGGGGATAAATTGGCATGA
- the pspC gene encoding envelope stress response membrane protein PspC, producing MSRQDDRTLYRIPQKGKVAGVCAGIADYFNLETWLVRVVAVSIFLLGGSGAVLIIYAALWMILDTKSVGYQDKDYHDIELKKKIWQAGEPAKQALRDINSRFRSLELRLQQIERHVTSDQYDLKRQINDL from the coding sequence ATGAGCCGTCAAGATGACCGAACTCTGTATCGCATACCGCAAAAGGGCAAGGTCGCCGGTGTTTGTGCCGGCATTGCGGACTATTTTAATCTGGAAACCTGGTTGGTACGGGTGGTCGCCGTCTCTATTTTTCTGCTCGGCGGCTCAGGTGCTGTACTGATTATTTACGCTGCCTTATGGATGATTTTGGACACCAAGTCCGTCGGTTATCAGGACAAGGATTACCATGATATCGAGCTGAAAAAGAAAATTTGGCAGGCCGGTGAGCCGGCTAAGCAAGCCTTGCGCGATATTAATAGCCGCTTTCGTTCATTGGAGCTGCGGTTGCAGCAGATAGAGCGGCATGTCACATCAGATCAATATGATTTAAAAAGACAAATTAACGATCTTTAA
- the pspB gene encoding envelope stress response membrane protein PspB produces MDMDLLFLPMVLFMVIVAPIWLVLHYRSKRQVSEGLTEAEFEQLNELIRKAEMMNQRIDTLESILDTESPEWRSRHEPSR; encoded by the coding sequence ATGGATATGGATTTGCTGTTTCTGCCCATGGTGTTGTTTATGGTCATTGTCGCCCCAATTTGGCTGGTGTTGCATTACCGCAGTAAGCGCCAAGTCAGTGAAGGGTTGACCGAGGCTGAATTTGAACAGCTCAATGAATTGATCCGTAAAGCCGAGATGATGAATCAACGTATTGATACCTTGGAGTCTATTCTGGACACCGAGAGTCCGGAATGGAGGAGCCGCCATGAGCCGTCAAGATGA
- the pspA gene encoding phage shock protein PspA, producing the protein MGIFSRFADIVNSNISALLDKAEDPEKMVRLIIQEMEDTLVEVRSTSAKVLAEKKELQRRIERVTLQVQDWQDKAELALTKDREDLAKAALIEKQKAAANVSALNDELVVVDEQINRLREEVVQLQEKLTDAKARQKTIIMRKETASSRLAVKRKLNTGKIDDAMLKFEQYERRVEGLEAQVESYELGKKPASGTLADEFAALEAEDAINEELAALKARVKGKQPPTTK; encoded by the coding sequence ATGGGAATTTTTTCGCGCTTTGCCGATATTGTGAACTCCAATATCAGTGCCTTGTTGGATAAGGCGGAAGATCCAGAAAAGATGGTGCGCCTGATTATCCAAGAAATGGAAGATACCTTAGTGGAAGTTCGCTCCACCTCAGCCAAAGTACTGGCAGAGAAAAAAGAGCTACAACGCCGGATTGAGCGGGTCACACTACAGGTTCAAGACTGGCAGGATAAAGCTGAGTTAGCACTGACTAAAGACCGAGAAGATCTGGCAAAGGCGGCCTTGATCGAAAAACAAAAAGCCGCAGCGAATGTCAGTGCCTTAAATGATGAATTAGTGGTGGTCGATGAACAGATTAATCGTCTGCGGGAAGAAGTGGTACAACTGCAAGAAAAGCTGACCGATGCTAAGGCCCGGCAAAAAACTATCATTATGCGTAAGGAAACCGCATCTTCCCGTTTGGCGGTAAAACGCAAACTGAATACGGGCAAAATTGATGATGCCATGCTTAAGTTCGAGCAATATGAGCGCCGGGTAGAAGGGCTTGAGGCTCAGGTGGAATCCTATGAGCTAGGAAAAAAACCTGCTAGCGGGACCTTAGCGGATGAATTTGCAGCGCTTGAGGCGGAAGATGCCATCAATGAAGAACTGGCCGCACTGAAAGCTCGGGTTAAGGGCAAACAACCACCGACAACTAAATAA